GAGGCAGATCCCGGGTGTCGCTCCACGCCTTGCCGGGACCCGGCAGGGTGCGCGGATGCAGGCGCCGGGTGCGCGAGGCGAGGCGCTGGCCGGTGCGCAGGGCACCGGGGTGGGCGAACGCCCAGCGGGCCGCCCGCATCGCCGCGCGCTCGGCGGCGTGCCCCTTGGCGGGCTTCAGCACCACCTTGTTGCCCTCGTGGACCACCGGGCCGCCCTGCACGATCCGCTCCCGCAGATGCACCAGCACCTCGGGGATGTCGATGGCCACCGGGCAGACCTCGTAGCAGGCCCCGCACAGAGTCGAGGCGTACGGCAGTGAGGCGTCGATCTCGCTTCCCGTGCCCCGGAGTTGAGGACTGAGGATCGCGCCGATCGGGCCCGGATAGACCGAGCCGTAGGCGTGTCCGCCGGCTCGCTCGTACACCGGGCAGACATTCAGGCAGGCGGAGCAGCGGATGCAGCGCAGGGCCTGGCGGCCGACCTCGTCGGCCAGGGTGTCGCTGCGGCCGTTGTCGAGCAGCACGAGATGGAAGGTCCCCGGGCCGTCCTCGTCCGTGGTGCCGGTCCACGTGGACGTGTACGGGTTCATGCGCTCGGCGGTCGAGGAGCGGGGGAGCGTCTGGAGGAAGACCTCCAGGTCCTGCCAGGTCGGCACGATCTTCTCGATGCCGACGACCGAGATCAGCGTCTCGGGCAGGGTCAGACACATCCGGCCGTTGCCCTCGGACTCCACGACCACCAGGGTGCCCGTGTCGGCGACCATGAAGTTGGCGCCGGAGATGCCGACCTTGGCGCGCAGGAACTTCTCCCGCAGGTGCAGCCGTGCGGCCTCCGCCAGTTCGGCGGGCGTGTCGCTGAGCCCTTCGGGGGCCGGGCGGCCCCACTCGCTCATCTCCCGCTCGAAGATGTCCCGGATCTCGCCCCGGTTGCGGTGGATGGCCGGGACGAGGATGTGCGAGGGCCGGTCCTTGCCCAACTGCACGATCAGCTCGGCGAGATCGGTCTCGTAGGCGCGAATGCCCTCGGCTTCGAGGGCCTCGTTGAGCCCGATCTCCTGCGTGGCCATCGACTTGACCTTGACGACCTCCGACTCGCCGGTCATCTTCACGAGTTGGGTGACGATGTCGTTGGCCTCGTCGGCGTCGGCGGCCCAGTGGACCGTGCCGCCCGCAGCCATGACCGACTCCTCCAACTGCACGAGATAGCGGTCGAGATGACGCAGTGTGTGGTCCTTGATCTGCTTGCCGGCCTCCCGCAGCTGAGCCCAGTCGGACACCTCGGCGACGGCCTTCTCCCGCTTGGCGCGGATCGTGTGCGTGGCGTGGCGCAGATTGCCGCGCAGCGTCGGGTTGTTGACGGCCTCGTGTGCGGCCTCGGGGAAGGCCGGCATTCCTACGAACGTCCCGCTCATGGTGTCGGCTCCTCTTCCGTGCTCGCCAGGATCTCCGCGATGTGCACCGGCCGCATGTCCGACTCCAGCCGGCCCATCGTGCCGCCGATGTGCATCAGGCACGAGTTGTCGGCCGCGCACAGCACTTCGGCGCCCGTCGACTCGGCGTTGCGCACCTTGTCGGTACCCATCGCCGCCGAGACGTCGGGGTTCTTCAGCGCGAACGTGCCACCGAAGCCGCAGCACTCGTCGGCGCCCGGAAGCTCCTTCAGTTCAAGCCCCTTGACCGCCTGGAGCAGCCGCCGGGGCCGGTCACCGAGCCCCAGTCCACGCAGTCCGTGACAGGTCGGGTGGTAGGTCACCGTGTGCGGGTAGTACGCCCCCACGTCCGTCACCCCCAGCACGTCCACCAGGAACTCCGTCAGCTCGAACGTCTTCGGCACCACGGGCGCCAGCGCGGCTGCGAGGCCGCTCCCGCGTCCCTCAGCGCGGGCCCGCTCACCCATCCGCGGATACAGCTCCCGCACCATCGCCCCGCAGGAGCCGGACGGCGTCACGATCGCCTCGTACTCCCGGAATACATCGGAGAAATGCCGGGCCAGCGGTTCCGCCTCATGCCGGTAGCCGGTGTTGTAGTGCGCCTGCCCGCAGCAGGTCTGGGACATCGGGAAGTCGACGTCGACGCCCAGCCTGGTCAGCAGTTTCACCACAGCGCGCCCGGTGTCCGGATACAGCGTGTCGTTGACACAGGTCAGGAACAGGGCGACACGCATCGCGGCTCCTTGTGGTCGGTCATCGGATGAGTGTGGGGCACCACCCCCACGCGTTCAGCGTAGTGGGGGAGTGGTCCGGGGCGGAGGCCCGGGGAAGATTCAGGTCATTTCCCGGCGAGGCGGGCCTGCGCCTCGTGCCAGCGGGAGGTGTCGCCCTGCGGCTCGTACCGCGTGAGGGGCTGCGTCCGGGTGAGCAGTTCGCGGCCGCCCGCGAGGTCGCCGACGAGGCCGTGGGTCCGGGCCTGGACCAGGACGTTCCCGAGAGCGGCCGCCTCGGTCGGCCCCGCCACCACCGGCAGCCCGCAGGCGTCGGCGGTCAGCTGGCACAGCAGCGCGTTGCGGGTACCGCCACCGACGACGTGCACGACGTCGACGGGGTGGTCGGCCAGCCGCTGCGCGTCCTGGACGGCCCTGCGGTGGGCGAGGGCCAGCGAGTCGAGGATGCAGCGGGTGATCTCGGCGGGGGAGACGGGCACCGGCTGCCCCGAGGCGCGGCACGCCTCGGCGATCCGCTCCGGCATCCGGCCCGGCGCGAGGAAGGCGGCGTCCCCCGCGTCCACCACCGACCGCAGCGCGGGCGCCTTGGCCGCGTCGAGGAGCAGTTCGCCCAGATCCGGGTCGCCCCAGGCCCGCAGGCACTCCTGGAGCAGCCACAGCCCCATGATGTTCCGCAGGTAGCGGACCGTGCCGTCGAGGCCCAGCTCGTTGGTGAAGTTGGCGGCCCTGCTCTCCTCCGTGAGCACCGGCGCGTTCAGTTCGAGGCCCGCAAGGGACCAGGTGCCGGTGCAGATGTAGGCGAAGCGCTCACCGGACGCGGGGACGGCGGCCACCGCGGACGCGGTGTCGTGCGACCCGACGGCCGTCACCGGCACCGGGCCCGCGAGCCCGGTCTCCTCCAGCACCTCGGGCCGGAGCAGGCCCGCCGGATCACCGGGTTGGCGCAGCGGCGCGAACAACTCCAGGCCGATGCCCAGCCGCTCCGCGATGTCGTACGACCACTCCCGCGTGCGGGGATCGATCAGCTGGGTCGTCGACGCGTTGGTCAGCTCGGTGCCCTGCTCACCGGTGAGCCAGTAGGTGAGCAGATCGGGGATGAGCAACAGCCTCTCGGCACCCAGGAGTTGATCGGCGACAAGCTGGTACAGCGTGTTGAAGGGCGCGTACTGCAGTCCGGTGGCCGCGTACAGCTCGGGCGCGGGCACGGTCGCCCACACCTTCTGCGCGACACCCTCCGTACGGGAGTCCCGGTAGTGCACCGGGTTGCCGAGCAACGCCCCGTCGGCATCCAGGAGTCCGTAGTCCACGGCCCAGCTGTCGATGCCGACGGAGTCCACCTGCCCGGCCGCCCTGAGCCCGTCCAGGACACCGCCGTACAGGGAGAGGATGTCCCAGCGCAGGCCCTCCGGGATCCGGACCGGACGGTTCGCGAACCGGTGTGCCTCGGTGAGCTCCAGGCTGTCGGGGCCGACGCGGCCGACCATGACACGTCCGCTGGACGCGCCGAGGTCGACCGCGGCGTACGACTTCACGGACGCGCTCATCGCAGGAAGGCGGCCGCGACGCCGGCGTCGACGGGGACGTGCAGACCGGTGGTGTGGGTCAGCTCCCCACCGGTCAGCGCGAAGACGGCGTTGGCCACGTGCTCAGGAAGCACCTCGCGCTTGAGGATGGTCCGCTGGGCGTAGAACTCGCCCAGCTTCTCCTCCTCCACGCCGTACACGGCAGCCCGCTTGGCACCCCAGCCGCCGGCGAAGATGCCCGAGCCGCGCACCACACCGTCCGGGTTGACACCGTTGACGCGGATGCCGTGCTCGCCCAACTCGGCTGCGAGCAGGCGCACTTGGTGGGCCTGGTCGGCCTTGGTGGCGGAGTAGGCGATGTTGTTGGGCCCGGCGAAGACGGCGTTCTTGGAGGCGATGTAGACGATGTCGCCGCCGAGCTTCTGCGCGATCATCACCCGGGCCGCCTCCCGTGACACCAGGAAGGATCCGCGCGCCATGATGTCGTGCTGGAGGTCCCAGTCCTTGGCGGTGGTCTCCAGCAGAGGCTTGGAGATGGAGATGCCGGCGTTGTTGACCACCAGGTCCACGCCGCCGAAGGCCAGCACCGCGGCCCGGAACGATGCGGCGATCTGCTCCTCGGACGTGACGTCCACGGTCACGGCGACGGCCTTGTCGGGCCCGCCGAGTTCTTCGGCGACCGCGGAGGCGTTCTCGGCGTTGAGGTCGGCGACGACCACACAGGCGCCCTCGGCGACAAGACGCTGCGCGATGGCCCTGCCGATCCCGCTGCCCGCGCCGGTCACCAGGGCCACACGGGTGGCGAGCGGCTTGGGCTTCGGCATCCGCTGGAGCTTGGCCTCCTCAAGGGCCCAGTACTCGATGCGGAACTTCTCGGACTCCTCGATGGGCGCGTACGACGACACGGCCTCGGCGCCCCGCATCACGTTGATCGCGTTGACGTAGAACTCGCCCGCGACCCGCGCGGTCTGCTTGTCCTTGCCGAAGGAGAACATGCCGACACCCGGGATCAGTACGATCGCCGGGTCGGCGCCGCGCATGGCGGGGGAGTCGGGCAGGGCGTGCCGCCGGTAGTAGGCGGCGTACTCCTCGCGGTAGGCGGCGTGCAGCTCGTCGAGCCGGGCGATGGCCTCGTCCAGCGGCGCGGCGGGCGGCAGGTCCAGGACCAGCGGCCGGACCTTGGTCCGCAAGAAGTGGTCGGGGCAGGAGGTGCCGAGCGCGGCGAGGCGCGGGTGTTCGGCGCGGGCCAGGAACTCCAGCACGACCTCGGAGTCGGTGAAGTGCCCGACCTGCGGCCTGTCCTGGGACGCGACGGCCCGGACGTACGGCGCGAGGGCGGCGGCCCGGACCCGCCGGTCGGCCTCGGGAAGGGCGTCGTATCCCTCGATGACGGGGCCGAAGGGTTCGGCCCTGCCGCGCTCCTCCAGGAACCTCTCGGCGGTCCGGATGATGTGCAGGGAGTTGCGCTCGCACTCCTCGGCGGTGTCGCCCCATGCGGTGATGCCGTGCCCGCCGAGAACGACGCCGATCGCCTGCGGGTTGGCCTCCTTGATGGCGGCGATGTCCAGCCCCAGCTGGAATCCGGGGCGCCGCCACGGCACCCAGGCGACGGTGTCCCCGAAACACTCGGCGGTCAGCTTCTCCCCGTCGGCCGCGCAGGCGAGCGCGATACCGGAGTCGGGGTGCAGGTGATCGACGTGGGCGGCCTCGACGAGGCCGTGCATGGCGGTGTCGATGGAGGGGGCCGCACCGCCCTTGCCGTGCAGGCAGTAGTCGAAGGCGGCGACCATCTCGTCCTCGCGCTCGACACCCGGGTAGACGTCGACGAGCGCGCGCATCCGGTCCAGCCGCAGCACGGCGAGCCCGCCCTCGGTCAGGGTCCCGAGGTCACCACCGGACCCCTTGACCCACATGAGCTCGACGTCACCGCCGGTGACGGGGTCGGTGTCGGTGCCCTTGGCGGACGTGTTCCCACCGGCGTAGTTCGTGTTGCGGGGGTCGGCGCCGAGTCGGTTGGACCGGGCCAGGAGAGCGGCGGCTTCGGGATGGGTTGCCATGACGTTCGGTTCCTTCTGAAGAGAGGGGAAGTTTTTCCTACCTAGGGGCGCGGGGAACTGCGCGACCAGCCACAAACGGCCTGCACCCCGCATACGACAGAACCCGGCAGACGCCTACGCCCCCCACCCGGCCTGTTCCCCACCGACCCGCTCGGCCACGATCTTCTCGGCCCACCCGGACCGCTTGTACGCACCCATCGGATCCACGTCCAGCCCCATCTCCTCGCGCACCTCACGAAGCAGCGGCCGCACATCCGTGTTGTACGCGTCCATCACCACGGCGTTGGCCTCCAGGACATCGCCCTCGCGCTGAGCCACGGCGAGAGCGTCCCGGTCGACCAGGAGCGCCTTGGCGGTCGCCTCCTGGACGTTCATGACCGACCGGATGATCGCCGGGATCTTCGCCTCGATGTTGTGGCACTGGTCGAGCATGAACGCCACGTCGGAGGAGAACCCGCCGCCGCGCACCACCTCGTACATGATCCGGAACAGCTGGAACGGGTCGGCGGCGCCCACCATGAGGTCGTCGTCGGCGTAGAAGCGGGAGTTGAAGTCGAACCCGCCGAGCTTGCCCTCCCGCAGCAGGGTCGTGACGATGAACTCGATGTTGGTGCCGGGAGCGTGGTGCCCGGTGTCGACGACCACCTGGGCCTTGTCGCCCAGCTTCAGGCAGTGGGCGTAGGCCGTGCCCCAGTCCGGCACGTCCGTCGAGTAGAAGGCCGGCTCGAAGAACTTGTACTCAAGCAGCATCCGCTGTCCGTCACCCAGACGGTCGTACACCTCGGACAGGCCTTCGGCGAGCCGGTCCTGCCGCGCGCGGAGGTCGTCCTGGCCGGGATAGTTCGTGCCGTCGGCGAACCACAGCTTCAGGTCGCTCGACCCGGTCGCGTCCATGATGTCGACGCACTCCAGCAGGTGATCGAGAGCCTTCCGGCGCACCGAGGCGTCCGGATGGCAGATGCTGCCCAGTTTGTAGTCGTCGTCCTGGAAGGTGTTGGAGTTGATGGTGCCCAGCCGCACGCCCCGCTCCTCGGCGTACTTGGCCAGCGCCGCGTAGTCCTCGACCTTGTCCCAGGGGATGTGCAGGGCGACCGTGGGCGCGACCCCGGTCACCGCGTGGACCTGCGCGGCGTCGGCCAGCTTCTCCTGCGGCGTACGCGGTACGCCCTGCTGGGCGAACACCTTGAAGCGGGTTCCCGAGTTCCCGTACGCCCACGACGGCGTCTCGACTGCCTGGGTCTTGAGAGCGGCCTTCACCGCGGCGAGCTCGGTCACTTGAGGGCTCCTGTGACGTCGGGTCCGAAGGGCTTCCGAACGGCTTTACTGTGAAACGATTCAAGAGGGGAAAGTATGAGGCTGCCGCAGAGGTGTCAACCCCTGCGACCAAGCCCGGTGCCCGTGACACTGCTGTTATCTGAGTTCATCGAAAGATTTTCGACACGTACCCATTGACGTGACATGCGCTGCATGTCTAACGTCCCGGCAACCCAGTTGAAACCTTTCACGACGCAGTGAGGTCCGTCCCGCCGGCGTCGTCGAGGAGCCCCCAATGACCCACCCGTCCACCACGGGTCCGGCCCCGGTACTCGCGCTCAAGGACATCTCGAAGTCCTTCGGCGCGGTCCGCGCCCTGCGGGACGTCTCCCTGGAGCTGTTCTCCGGGGAGGTGCACGCCATCGCAGGCGAGAACGGCGCGGGCAAGTCGACCCTCATCAAGACCCTCGCAGGAGTGCACCGGCCGGA
This is a stretch of genomic DNA from Streptomyces sp. NBC_00285. It encodes these proteins:
- a CDS encoding LutB/LldF family L-lactate oxidation iron-sulfur protein — its product is MSGTFVGMPAFPEAAHEAVNNPTLRGNLRHATHTIRAKREKAVAEVSDWAQLREAGKQIKDHTLRHLDRYLVQLEESVMAAGGTVHWAADADEANDIVTQLVKMTGESEVVKVKSMATQEIGLNEALEAEGIRAYETDLAELIVQLGKDRPSHILVPAIHRNRGEIRDIFEREMSEWGRPAPEGLSDTPAELAEAARLHLREKFLRAKVGISGANFMVADTGTLVVVESEGNGRMCLTLPETLISVVGIEKIVPTWQDLEVFLQTLPRSSTAERMNPYTSTWTGTTDEDGPGTFHLVLLDNGRSDTLADEVGRQALRCIRCSACLNVCPVYERAGGHAYGSVYPGPIGAILSPQLRGTGSEIDASLPYASTLCGACYEVCPVAIDIPEVLVHLRERIVQGGPVVHEGNKVVLKPAKGHAAERAAMRAARWAFAHPGALRTGQRLASRTRRLHPRTLPGPGKAWSDTRDLPPVPAEPFRDWWQRTGGGKEGGK
- a CDS encoding (Fe-S)-binding protein, with the translated sequence MRVALFLTCVNDTLYPDTGRAVVKLLTRLGVDVDFPMSQTCCGQAHYNTGYRHEAEPLARHFSDVFREYEAIVTPSGSCGAMVRELYPRMGERARAEGRGSGLAAALAPVVPKTFELTEFLVDVLGVTDVGAYYPHTVTYHPTCHGLRGLGLGDRPRRLLQAVKGLELKELPGADECCGFGGTFALKNPDVSAAMGTDKVRNAESTGAEVLCAADNSCLMHIGGTMGRLESDMRPVHIAEILASTEEEPTP
- a CDS encoding rhamnulokinase; translation: MSASVKSYAAVDLGASSGRVMVGRVGPDSLELTEAHRFANRPVRIPEGLRWDILSLYGGVLDGLRAAGQVDSVGIDSWAVDYGLLDADGALLGNPVHYRDSRTEGVAQKVWATVPAPELYAATGLQYAPFNTLYQLVADQLLGAERLLLIPDLLTYWLTGEQGTELTNASTTQLIDPRTREWSYDIAERLGIGLELFAPLRQPGDPAGLLRPEVLEETGLAGPVPVTAVGSHDTASAVAAVPASGERFAYICTGTWSLAGLELNAPVLTEESRAANFTNELGLDGTVRYLRNIMGLWLLQECLRAWGDPDLGELLLDAAKAPALRSVVDAGDAAFLAPGRMPERIAEACRASGQPVPVSPAEITRCILDSLALAHRRAVQDAQRLADHPVDVVHVVGGGTRNALLCQLTADACGLPVVAGPTEAAALGNVLVQARTHGLVGDLAGGRELLTRTQPLTRYEPQGDTSRWHEAQARLAGK
- a CDS encoding bifunctional aldolase/short-chain dehydrogenase, which gives rise to MATHPEAAALLARSNRLGADPRNTNYAGGNTSAKGTDTDPVTGGDVELMWVKGSGGDLGTLTEGGLAVLRLDRMRALVDVYPGVEREDEMVAAFDYCLHGKGGAAPSIDTAMHGLVEAAHVDHLHPDSGIALACAADGEKLTAECFGDTVAWVPWRRPGFQLGLDIAAIKEANPQAIGVVLGGHGITAWGDTAEECERNSLHIIRTAERFLEERGRAEPFGPVIEGYDALPEADRRVRAAALAPYVRAVASQDRPQVGHFTDSEVVLEFLARAEHPRLAALGTSCPDHFLRTKVRPLVLDLPPAAPLDEAIARLDELHAAYREEYAAYYRRHALPDSPAMRGADPAIVLIPGVGMFSFGKDKQTARVAGEFYVNAINVMRGAEAVSSYAPIEESEKFRIEYWALEEAKLQRMPKPKPLATRVALVTGAGSGIGRAIAQRLVAEGACVVVADLNAENASAVAEELGGPDKAVAVTVDVTSEEQIAASFRAAVLAFGGVDLVVNNAGISISKPLLETTAKDWDLQHDIMARGSFLVSREAARVMIAQKLGGDIVYIASKNAVFAGPNNIAYSATKADQAHQVRLLAAELGEHGIRVNGVNPDGVVRGSGIFAGGWGAKRAAVYGVEEEKLGEFYAQRTILKREVLPEHVANAVFALTGGELTHTTGLHVPVDAGVAAAFLR
- the rhaI gene encoding L-rhamnose isomerase; this encodes MTELAAVKAALKTQAVETPSWAYGNSGTRFKVFAQQGVPRTPQEKLADAAQVHAVTGVAPTVALHIPWDKVEDYAALAKYAEERGVRLGTINSNTFQDDDYKLGSICHPDASVRRKALDHLLECVDIMDATGSSDLKLWFADGTNYPGQDDLRARQDRLAEGLSEVYDRLGDGQRMLLEYKFFEPAFYSTDVPDWGTAYAHCLKLGDKAQVVVDTGHHAPGTNIEFIVTTLLREGKLGGFDFNSRFYADDDLMVGAADPFQLFRIMYEVVRGGGFSSDVAFMLDQCHNIEAKIPAIIRSVMNVQEATAKALLVDRDALAVAQREGDVLEANAVVMDAYNTDVRPLLREVREEMGLDVDPMGAYKRSGWAEKIVAERVGGEQAGWGA